From a single Rodentibacter sp. JRC1 genomic region:
- the orn gene encoding oligoribonuclease, which translates to MQLNKQNLIWIDLEMTGLDPEKERIIEIATVVTDKNLNILAEGPVLAIHQSNELLERMSDWCIKTHTANGLVERVKTSKLTERAAELQTLDFLKRWVPKGASPICGNSIAQDKRFLYKYMPDLADYFHYRHLDVSTLKELATRWKPEILEGFKKGNTHLALDDIHESIKELAYYRDHFIKLD; encoded by the coding sequence ATGCAATTAAATAAACAAAATCTGATTTGGATTGATTTGGAAATGACAGGGTTAGATCCCGAAAAAGAACGTATTATTGAAATCGCCACCGTCGTTACGGATAAAAATCTCAATATTCTTGCAGAAGGCCCGGTGCTTGCAATACATCAAAGTAATGAATTATTGGAAAGAATGTCGGATTGGTGCATAAAAACCCATACGGCAAACGGCTTGGTCGAGCGTGTAAAAACAAGCAAATTAACCGAACGAGCGGCAGAATTACAAACGCTGGATTTCTTAAAACGCTGGGTGCCTAAAGGTGCTTCTCCTATTTGTGGCAATAGCATCGCACAAGATAAACGCTTTCTCTACAAATATATGCCGGATTTAGCGGATTATTTTCACTACCGTCATTTAGATGTCAGCACCCTAAAGGAGTTAGCAACCCGCTGGAAGCCTGAGATTTTAGAGGGTTTCAAAAAAGGTAATACACATTTGGCATTGGATGATATTCACGAGTCAATTAAAGAATTGGCTTATTATCGTGACCATTTCATCAAATTAGATTGA
- the rsgA gene encoding small ribosomal subunit biogenesis GTPase RsgA, translated as MAKRKLTQNQARRIESNNARTLYRHKKKEIEWQDEMLGESQDGVVVTRYSAHADVEDDQGEIYRCNLRRTLSSLVVGDKVIWRKGNEQLQGVSGVIEAIHPRVNEIARPDYYDGLKPIAANIDRIIIVSAVLPELSLNIIDRYLVVCETAGIEPIIVVNKGDLLSEKQEKEVETQLQIYRNIGYQTLIISAQNGKNMEKLTALLSDGTSIFVGQSGVGKSSLINHILPTVNAQVGAVSETSGLGQHTTTSSRLYHLPQGGNLIDSPGIREFGLWHLEADQITRGYREFQYVLGTCKFRDCKHLNDPGCALREAVEAGRISPIRYDNYHKLIASLAETKSQRHFSIG; from the coding sequence ATGGCTAAACGTAAACTCACTCAAAATCAAGCCCGTCGCATTGAATCGAATAATGCCCGCACACTTTACCGCCACAAGAAAAAAGAAATCGAATGGCAAGATGAAATGTTGGGGGAATCACAAGATGGCGTTGTGGTTACGCGTTATTCCGCACATGCAGATGTGGAGGACGATCAAGGTGAGATTTATCGTTGTAATTTGCGCCGTACGCTTTCAAGTTTGGTAGTCGGCGATAAAGTCATTTGGCGAAAAGGGAATGAACAATTACAAGGCGTAAGCGGTGTAATAGAAGCCATTCATCCGCGTGTAAATGAAATTGCCCGCCCGGATTATTATGACGGTTTAAAGCCGATTGCTGCGAATATTGACAGGATTATTATCGTCTCAGCCGTATTGCCTGAACTTTCTTTAAATATTATTGATCGTTATCTCGTGGTGTGTGAAACCGCCGGAATTGAGCCGATTATTGTGGTTAATAAAGGCGATCTGCTTTCTGAGAAACAAGAAAAAGAAGTTGAAACGCAGTTACAAATTTACCGTAATATTGGTTATCAAACGCTCATAATTTCTGCGCAAAACGGTAAAAATATGGAAAAACTGACCGCACTTTTAAGTGACGGAACCTCGATTTTTGTTGGGCAGTCCGGAGTCGGAAAATCCAGTTTAATTAACCATATTTTGCCGACGGTGAATGCACAAGTCGGGGCAGTGAGTGAAACCTCAGGGTTAGGTCAGCACACGACAACCTCATCAAGGCTCTATCATTTACCACAAGGCGGAAATCTTATTGATTCACCCGGGATTAGAGAATTCGGTTTATGGCATCTAGAAGCAGATCAGATCACTAGGGGATATCGTGAATTTCAATATGTGTTGGGAACCTGTAAATTCCGTGATTGTAAACATTTAAACGATCCCGGTTGCGCACTGCGTGAGGCGGTCGAAGCAGGACGAATTTCACCGATTCGTTACGATAATTATCATAAGCTTATTGCAAGCCTGGCGGAAACTAAGTCGCAGCGACATTTTTCAATAGGTTAG
- the crr gene encoding PTS glucose transporter subunit IIA, with product MGLFDKLFGSKENKSVEVEIYAPLSGEIVNIEDVPDVVFSEKIVGDGIAIRPTGNKIVAPIDGVVGKIFETNHAFSMESKEGVELFVHFGIDTVELKGEGFTRIAQEGQSVKRGETVIEFDLELLEAKAKSVLTPVVISNMDEISSIDKKAGEVVAGESVVLTLKK from the coding sequence ATGGGCTTATTTGACAAACTGTTCGGCTCTAAAGAAAATAAATCGGTAGAAGTCGAAATTTATGCACCGCTTTCCGGTGAAATCGTAAATATCGAAGATGTACCTGATGTCGTGTTTTCTGAGAAAATCGTTGGTGATGGTATCGCTATTCGTCCAACAGGTAACAAGATTGTTGCCCCGATTGACGGCGTAGTCGGTAAGATTTTTGAAACCAACCACGCATTTTCAATGGAATCAAAAGAAGGCGTTGAGTTATTCGTTCACTTTGGTATTGATACGGTTGAATTAAAAGGTGAAGGTTTTACACGCATTGCTCAAGAAGGACAATCTGTAAAACGTGGTGAAACTGTGATTGAGTTTGATCTTGAGTTGCTTGAGGCAAAAGCCAAGTCAGTATTAACTCCGGTTGTGATTTCTAATATGGACGAAATCTCAAGCATTGACAAAAAAGCAGGTGAAGTTGTCGCAGGCGAGTCAGTCGTGTTAACCCTTAAAAAATAA
- the ptsI gene encoding phosphoenolpyruvate-protein phosphotransferase PtsI has product MISGIPASPGIVFGKALVLKEEKIILDTTKITDEQIEAEVARFYEGRNAAVEQLNSIKDRALASLGEEKAAIFEGHLMILEDEELEEEILDYLRSNKVNAGVAASKIIDQQVAMLSEIDDEYLKERAGDIRDIGNRLIKNILGMHIVDLGDISEESILVAYDLTPSETAQLNLEKVLGFITDIGGRTSHTSIMARSLELPAIVGTNNVTEQVNTGDFLILDAVNNKVYVNPTQAQIDESKALAAKLAEEKAELAKLKDLPAVTLDGHRVEVVANIGTIRDCDGANRNGAEGVGLYRTEFLFMDRDQLPTEEEQFIAYKEVVEAMAGRLVVLRTMDIGGDKDLPYLDLPKEMNPFLGWRAVRIALDRREILHAQLRAVLRASAFGKLAVMFPMIISVEEIRELKSVIETLKAELRTEGKAFDEDIQIGVMVETPSAAVNARFLAKEVDFFSIGTNDLTQYTLAVDRGNELISHLYNPMQPSVLGLIKQVIDASHAEGKWTGMCGELAGDERATLLLLGMGLDEFSMSAISVPRIKKLIRNVNFQDAKILAEKALQKPTAVEIERLIEEFLVEKALN; this is encoded by the coding sequence ATGATTTCAGGTATTCCGGCGTCCCCAGGCATTGTTTTTGGTAAGGCGTTAGTTCTTAAAGAAGAAAAGATTATTCTTGATACGACAAAAATTACAGATGAACAAATTGAAGCGGAAGTTGCACGTTTTTACGAAGGTCGCAATGCCGCCGTTGAGCAGCTTAATTCAATCAAAGATCGCGCACTTGCTTCGTTAGGTGAAGAAAAGGCAGCGATTTTTGAAGGTCATTTAATGATTCTTGAAGATGAAGAATTAGAAGAAGAAATTCTTGATTATTTGCGCTCAAATAAAGTAAATGCTGGTGTCGCAGCAAGCAAAATTATTGATCAACAAGTTGCGATGTTGTCAGAAATTGATGACGAATATTTAAAAGAGCGTGCCGGTGATATTCGTGATATCGGTAATCGGTTAATCAAAAATATCCTAGGAATGCACATTGTCGATCTTGGTGATATTAGTGAAGAATCCATTCTTGTGGCTTACGATTTGACGCCTTCCGAAACGGCGCAATTAAATCTTGAAAAAGTTCTCGGGTTTATTACCGATATCGGTGGTCGTACCTCGCACACTTCAATTATGGCACGTTCATTGGAGTTACCGGCAATTGTTGGTACTAACAATGTAACCGAACAAGTCAATACCGGTGATTTTTTAATTCTTGATGCGGTAAATAACAAAGTTTATGTCAATCCGACTCAAGCTCAAATTGATGAATCGAAAGCGCTGGCAGCAAAATTAGCGGAAGAGAAAGCGGAATTAGCAAAATTAAAAGATCTTCCTGCGGTTACTTTAGATGGTCATAGAGTTGAAGTGGTTGCCAATATCGGCACGATTCGTGATTGTGACGGAGCTAACCGTAATGGCGCCGAAGGTGTGGGTTTGTATCGTACCGAATTTCTCTTTATGGATCGAGATCAACTTCCAACGGAAGAAGAACAATTTATTGCCTACAAAGAAGTTGTGGAAGCAATGGCCGGGCGTTTGGTTGTGCTTCGTACGATGGATATCGGCGGCGACAAAGATTTACCATACTTAGATTTACCGAAAGAAATGAATCCGTTTTTGGGTTGGCGTGCGGTTCGTATTGCACTTGATCGTCGCGAAATTCTTCATGCGCAATTGCGTGCCGTATTACGTGCTTCTGCGTTTGGTAAGCTTGCCGTTATGTTCCCGATGATTATTTCCGTGGAAGAAATCCGTGAATTAAAATCCGTGATTGAAACGTTAAAAGCAGAATTACGTACAGAAGGCAAGGCTTTCGATGAGGATATTCAAATCGGTGTAATGGTGGAAACACCATCTGCCGCAGTAAATGCGAGATTCTTAGCGAAAGAAGTTGATTTCTTCAGTATCGGTACGAATGACTTAACCCAATATACTTTAGCGGTTGATCGTGGCAATGAGCTTATTTCTCATCTCTATAATCCAATGCAGCCTTCTGTACTGGGTTTAATTAAACAAGTGATTGATGCCTCTCATGCGGAAGGAAAATGGACAGGGATGTGTGGTGAGTTAGCAGGTGATGAGCGTGCGACATTGTTATTATTAGGTATGGGTCTAGACGAGTTTAGTATGAGTGCGATTTCCGTGCCCCGCATTAAAAAATTAATCCGTAATGTCAATTTCCAAGATGCTAAAATCCTTGCGGAAAAAGCATTACAGAAACCGACTGCGGTAGAAATTGAGCGGTTAATTGAAGAATTTTTGGTAGAAAAAGCACTAAATTAG
- a CDS encoding anion permease has translation MALSKNAKLVILAAIPLVTFFCPAPEGLSLIAWRLLGVYIATIVGLVIKPYGEPVILLAAVAVSGAIIGNTEGANEFVKVGNMLDGYKSGTTWLIFTAFTLSSAFVITGLGKRIAYHMIGAIGSTTLRLGYVTMFLDLLLSPATPSNTARAGGIIFPIINSVAIALGSDPEKSPKKAGRYLMMNVYMVVKTTSYIFLTAMAPNALAISLMAPILGFETTWIKWFLAASVPGLLCLFLIPAICYFVSKPELKQVNNKEIARKGLEELGPMSFREKALIALFVVALFGWIFSSALNVNATIVAIIVMVLCIVLNIVSWDDILKSKGAWNTLVWYGGIIGMSGLLEKAGFFKWLAATLSEVLQFEGQGVIALIVILTLSVAVRYLFASGGAYVAAMVPVFATIGHVAGAPAELLAFGLLFANSYGGSVTHYGGGPGPITFGAGYNDIKSWWTAGAIIAFGSLIIHLTIGMAWWELLIGLGWL, from the coding sequence ATGGCATTATCCAAAAATGCAAAGTTAGTGATCTTGGCGGCAATCCCGCTGGTCACTTTTTTCTGCCCGGCACCTGAAGGGCTTTCTCTCATAGCTTGGCGTTTACTCGGCGTGTATATTGCAACCATCGTAGGTCTGGTTATCAAACCTTACGGCGAGCCTGTCATTTTATTGGCAGCAGTTGCGGTTTCCGGCGCTATCATCGGCAACACCGAAGGCGCAAACGAATTTGTGAAAGTCGGTAATATGTTGGACGGGTATAAATCCGGTACGACTTGGCTTATTTTCACTGCGTTCACGCTCAGTTCCGCATTCGTCATTACCGGTCTTGGAAAGCGTATCGCTTACCATATGATCGGCGCAATCGGTAGCACTACTCTACGTTTGGGGTATGTTACGATGTTCTTAGATCTTCTCCTGTCTCCGGCAACACCGTCCAACACCGCTCGTGCGGGTGGAATTATCTTCCCGATTATTAACAGTGTCGCCATCGCATTAGGTTCTGATCCGGAAAAAAGCCCGAAAAAAGCAGGCCGTTATTTAATGATGAACGTGTATATGGTGGTAAAAACAACCTCGTATATTTTCTTAACTGCGATGGCCCCAAATGCGCTCGCTATTTCTTTAATGGCACCGATTCTTGGCTTTGAAACAACTTGGATAAAATGGTTTTTAGCCGCCTCCGTACCGGGTCTACTCTGCTTATTCCTAATCCCTGCGATATGTTATTTTGTTTCTAAACCTGAGCTAAAACAGGTGAATAACAAAGAAATTGCCCGTAAAGGTTTAGAAGAACTAGGTCCAATGTCTTTCCGTGAAAAAGCATTAATTGCATTATTTGTCGTTGCCCTGTTCGGTTGGATCTTCTCCAGCGCACTTAACGTGAATGCCACCATCGTTGCGATAATCGTAATGGTACTTTGTATCGTTTTAAATATTGTGAGTTGGGACGACATCTTAAAAAGCAAAGGTGCGTGGAATACCTTAGTGTGGTACGGCGGTATCATCGGTATGTCAGGTTTACTTGAAAAAGCAGGTTTCTTCAAATGGTTAGCCGCAACATTGAGTGAAGTATTACAATTTGAAGGTCAAGGCGTTATAGCATTGATCGTCATTCTTACATTAAGTGTTGCAGTGCGTTACTTATTTGCTTCAGGCGGTGCGTATGTTGCTGCAATGGTACCGGTATTTGCAACGATTGGACACGTTGCAGGCGCACCTGCCGAATTATTGGCATTCGGACTTTTATTTGCCAACTCATACGGCGGTTCTGTAACTCATTACGGTGGTGGCCCCGGCCCAATCACCTTTGGTGCCGGCTATAACGATATTAAATCTTGGTGGACTGCCGGTGCGATTATTGCCTTCGGTAGCCTCATCATTCATTTGACTATCGGTATGGCGTGGTGGGAATTATTAATAGGCTTAGGCTGGTTATAA
- the mutL gene encoding DNA mismatch repair endonuclease MutL, producing MAIKILSPQLANQIAAGEVVERPASVVKELVENSLDAGANKIQVDIENGGASLIRIRDNGSGIPKAELNLALARHATSKIADLDDLESILSLGFRGEALASISSVSRLTLTSRTAEQSEAWQVYAQGRDMETTIRPASHPVGTTVEVANLFFNTPARRKFLRTDKTEFAHIDEVIRRIALAKFNIAFTLTHNGKLIRQYRPAIDLEQQLKRVATICGDDFVKNALRIDWKHNDLHLSGWVATPNFSRTQNDLSYCYINGRMVRDKVITHAIRQAYAEHLTSENYPAFVLFIDLNPHEVDVNVHPTKHEVRFHQQRLIHDFIYEGISNALNSRLAIQPPTVQESAVKNTQENEIREPLPNYTASWSNKPNRAAAGQNTFASADFNKNLPQNRPHFSTDGASSRPSHQGYPEYREKYRENYRSEQPTKTEQKLYGELLRTPQNNDTTVIQTTTPIEISENPSHLRALSLIDNCALLLQQNQKHFLLSLEKLQHLQWKLALQQTQIAQQPLLIPIVFRLTENQFNQWEAQAEDFAQAGFEFIANKAQLRLTLNHVPSLLRTQNLQKCVMAMLSRQENSTPFLTALCGQLETKTFSVFADAVKFLSDTEQLLNNTNRDEFNRLLKSINWQPLLDEL from the coding sequence ATGGCGATTAAAATTCTTTCCCCACAACTTGCTAACCAAATTGCCGCCGGTGAAGTGGTCGAACGCCCAGCCTCCGTGGTGAAAGAATTGGTGGAAAACAGCCTTGATGCCGGCGCAAACAAAATTCAGGTGGATATTGAAAACGGTGGCGCCAGCCTTATCCGTATTCGGGATAACGGCAGCGGTATTCCAAAAGCGGAATTAAATTTGGCATTGGCTCGTCACGCAACCAGTAAAATCGCTGATTTAGACGATCTTGAATCTATTTTAAGTCTTGGCTTTCGTGGCGAAGCGTTGGCAAGTATCAGTTCAGTTTCACGTTTAACGCTCACTTCACGCACGGCAGAGCAATCTGAGGCTTGGCAAGTGTATGCGCAAGGGCGGGATATGGAGACTACCATAAGACCCGCTTCCCACCCTGTCGGCACAACGGTAGAAGTCGCCAATTTATTCTTCAATACACCAGCAAGACGTAAATTCCTACGCACGGATAAAACCGAATTTGCGCATATTGATGAAGTGATTCGCCGTATTGCCTTAGCCAAATTCAATATTGCCTTCACGCTTACACACAACGGAAAACTTATTCGTCAGTATCGTCCGGCCATTGATTTAGAGCAGCAACTTAAACGGGTTGCCACAATTTGCGGCGATGATTTTGTCAAAAATGCCTTACGTATTGATTGGAAACATAATGATTTACACCTTTCCGGTTGGGTGGCTACGCCGAATTTCAGCCGAACACAAAACGATTTGAGTTATTGTTATATCAACGGACGAATGGTTCGTGATAAAGTTATCACTCACGCCATTCGTCAGGCTTATGCAGAGCATTTGACTAGTGAAAACTACCCCGCATTTGTCTTATTTATCGATCTCAACCCCCACGAAGTCGATGTAAACGTTCACCCGACAAAACACGAGGTTCGTTTTCATCAGCAACGCCTTATTCATGATTTCATTTATGAAGGGATAAGCAATGCGCTAAATAGCCGCTTAGCTATTCAACCACCAACCGTTCAGGAAAGTGCGGTTAAAAATACACAAGAAAATGAAATACGTGAGCCATTACCGAACTATACCGCCTCTTGGAGTAATAAACCTAATCGAGCGGCAGCAGGTCAAAATACCTTTGCATCTGCTGATTTCAACAAAAATTTACCGCAAAATCGACCGCACTTTTCGACAGACGGAGCCTCTTCCCGTCCTTCTCATCAAGGCTATCCTGAGTATAGGGAAAAGTATCGGGAAAATTATCGTTCGGAACAACCGACTAAAACCGAGCAAAAGCTGTATGGCGAGTTATTACGTACGCCGCAAAATAATGACACCACGGTAATACAAACCACTACGCCAATCGAAATTAGTGAAAACCCATCACACTTGCGAGCCTTATCATTAATTGACAACTGTGCACTTTTATTACAACAAAATCAAAAGCATTTCTTGCTTTCGCTGGAAAAATTACAACATTTGCAATGGAAACTGGCATTGCAACAAACACAGATAGCCCAACAACCACTATTAATTCCGATTGTTTTTCGTTTAACGGAAAACCAATTTAATCAATGGGAAGCACAAGCCGAAGATTTCGCACAAGCCGGTTTTGAATTTATCGCAAACAAAGCTCAGCTTAGGCTAACATTAAATCACGTTCCAAGTCTGTTACGTACACAAAACTTACAAAAATGCGTCATGGCAATGTTAAGCCGACAAGAAAATTCAACGCCGTTTTTAACCGCACTTTGCGGACAATTAGAAACCAAAACATTTAGCGTATTTGCCGATGCCGTTAAATTTTTGAGTGATACGGAACAACTTCTTAACAATACAAACAGAGATGAATTTAACCGATTACTTAAATCCATTAACTGGCAACCTTTATTGGACGAATTATAA
- the manA gene encoding mannose-6-phosphate isomerase, class I, whose product MIYKLTGTLQHYVWGGHNYIPQLLNIPKENEYYAEWWLGAHISSPSMIEVNGKILPLNEFLQQNPTALGEKSRENFGDELPYLLKILDVAKPLSIQLHPTKRQAEIGFAEENVKGISLKDPKRTYKDNNHKPEMMIALSDFWLLHGFKTKDKILATLKSRASLAPLAEKLNTQDLHTFYADIMQAEQAHLYQWLAPIIEEKKSAYIANELELSNPDYWLLYTLETMEIALDKLDPGLVCFYLFNIVHIKKGEGIYQDAGIPHAYLRGQNIELMACSDNVIRGGLTPKYVNIPELLKVVDCREVEPQIISPAPNDTRVFIYPTPAKDFALQNIQYECGESHQLKSQSAGIFMVMKGQVNLRSETTALFLKQGESAFITANIFYEVEGLENGYSVLAELP is encoded by the coding sequence ATGATTTATAAACTTACCGGCACACTCCAGCATTATGTTTGGGGCGGTCATAATTACATTCCGCAATTATTAAATATCCCAAAAGAAAATGAATATTATGCCGAGTGGTGGCTTGGCGCACACATTTCTTCGCCTTCAATGATAGAGGTTAACGGAAAAATATTACCGCTCAATGAATTTTTACAGCAAAATCCGACCGCACTTGGTGAAAAAAGCCGAGAAAATTTTGGTGATGAATTGCCGTATTTATTGAAAATTCTTGATGTAGCAAAACCGCTCTCCATTCAGCTTCATCCAACCAAACGACAAGCTGAAATCGGTTTTGCGGAGGAGAATGTAAAGGGCATTAGTTTAAAAGATCCGAAACGAACTTATAAGGATAATAATCACAAGCCCGAAATGATGATCGCCTTATCTGATTTTTGGTTGCTACACGGATTTAAAACGAAAGATAAAATCTTAGCAACGTTGAAAAGTCGAGCGTCTCTTGCACCTTTAGCCGAAAAATTAAATACGCAGGATTTGCATACGTTTTATGCCGATATTATGCAAGCGGAACAAGCACATTTGTATCAATGGCTTGCCCCAATTATTGAAGAAAAGAAATCCGCTTATATTGCCAATGAATTAGAACTCAGTAATCCTGATTACTGGCTACTATACACTTTGGAAACGATGGAAATTGCTTTAGATAAATTAGATCCCGGTTTGGTGTGTTTTTATTTGTTCAACATTGTACATATCAAAAAAGGAGAGGGGATTTATCAAGATGCGGGTATTCCTCATGCTTATTTGCGAGGGCAAAATATTGAGTTGATGGCGTGTTCCGATAATGTGATTCGGGGAGGGCTAACACCAAAATATGTGAATATTCCCGAATTACTGAAAGTAGTAGATTGTCGAGAGGTTGAGCCTCAAATTATTTCTCCGGCACCAAATGATACGCGTGTGTTTATTTATCCGACTCCGGCAAAGGATTTCGCCTTGCAAAATATTCAGTATGAATGTGGTGAAAGTCATCAGTTAAAAAGCCAAAGTGCCGGAATTTTTATGGTGATGAAAGGACAAGTCAATTTACGTTCGGAAACGACCGCACTTTTTCTTAAACAGGGTGAATCGGCTTTTATTACAGCAAATATTTTTTATGAAGTTGAAGGCTTAGAGAACGGCTATTCGGTATTGGCGGAACTACCTTAG
- the tsaE gene encoding tRNA (adenosine(37)-N6)-threonylcarbamoyltransferase complex ATPase subunit type 1 TsaE, producing MNTIELTRYIPDEATMLRFGKKLAETIMQCQAERAVILYFNGDLGAGKTTLTRGMVQGLGHKGNVKSPTYTLVEEYNIAGKMIYHFDLYRLADPEELEFMGIRDYFDKDSICLIEWAEKGEGILPSADLLVNIDYYDDARNITLTAQNILGEQIIQQL from the coding sequence ATGAACACAATCGAATTAACCCGATATATTCCTGATGAAGCGACAATGCTCCGCTTTGGTAAAAAATTAGCGGAAACCATCATGCAATGCCAAGCCGAACGTGCCGTCATTTTATATTTCAATGGTGATTTAGGCGCAGGAAAAACGACGCTTACCCGTGGTATGGTGCAAGGTTTGGGACATAAAGGCAATGTAAAAAGTCCGACTTATACGTTAGTGGAAGAATACAATATTGCGGGTAAAATGATCTATCACTTTGACTTGTATCGCCTTGCTGATCCTGAAGAACTGGAATTTATGGGAATTCGTGATTACTTCGACAAAGATTCGATTTGCCTGATTGAATGGGCTGAAAAAGGCGAAGGTATTCTTCCGTCGGCTGATTTATTGGTGAATATTGATTACTACGATGACGCACGAAATATTACCTTAACGGCTCAAAATATTTTAGGCGAACAAATTATTCAGCAACTATAA
- a CDS encoding N-acetylmuramoyl-L-alanine amidase, which translates to MKTKFSFLLGILSLFCSTVFAAQWTIAIDPGHGGKDPGAIGRNLGIYEKNVTLSIARELKTLLDKDPNFRGVLTRNGDYYISVPERSEIARKFKANYLVSIHADSSLNPNQRGASVWVLSNRRANDEMGQWLEDDEKRSELLGGAGKMLSHNHDKYLDQTVLDLQFGHSQRTGYEIGKSILRRFAKVTTLSRNTPQHASLGVLRSPDIPSVLVETGFLSNTEEEQKLNSPLYRRRIAYMIYEGLVAYRNGNLKSIVAFESDNKENTGKNDRTLAKSGTIHHKVKSGESLGSLANKYNVKIADIVSLNNLKRRELWIGETIKIPNSGKSKKTENTTEEKKSKVENVEKNDRTSEVKDSGVRHKVKKGESIGSLANKYDVKVADIISLNKLKRKELWIGETVKIPDNGKAKIVEAKKAEKSVSEKAKSADKNKEKAKKSETKKAEIPLYHTIKKDQTIYAVSREYNIPVNQILKLNPKLKDGKVFTGQKIKLREK; encoded by the coding sequence ATGAAAACCAAATTTTCGTTTCTTTTAGGAATATTATCTCTCTTTTGTTCAACGGTTTTCGCTGCACAATGGACAATTGCGATCGATCCCGGTCATGGCGGCAAAGATCCCGGTGCTATCGGACGTAATCTCGGCATTTATGAAAAGAATGTAACCCTATCTATTGCACGTGAGCTCAAAACGTTACTTGATAAAGATCCGAATTTTCGCGGCGTATTAACCCGCAACGGCGATTATTATATCTCTGTGCCGGAACGCTCGGAAATCGCCCGCAAATTCAAAGCCAATTATTTAGTTTCTATTCATGCGGATTCTTCATTAAATCCAAATCAACGGGGAGCCTCCGTCTGGGTACTTTCAAATCGCCGCGCTAATGACGAAATGGGACAATGGTTGGAAGATGATGAAAAACGTTCCGAATTATTAGGCGGCGCGGGAAAAATGCTTTCTCATAATCACGACAAATATTTAGATCAAACCGTGCTGGATCTCCAATTCGGTCATAGCCAACGTACGGGTTATGAAATCGGCAAAAGTATTTTAAGACGTTTTGCGAAAGTTACCACATTAAGTCGCAATACGCCTCAACACGCAAGCCTTGGCGTGCTACGCTCACCGGATATTCCTTCCGTTTTGGTAGAAACCGGTTTTCTTTCCAATACTGAAGAAGAACAAAAACTCAATTCTCCGCTCTATCGCCGCCGTATTGCTTATATGATTTACGAGGGATTGGTGGCATACCGTAACGGTAACTTGAAATCGATTGTCGCATTTGAAAGTGACAACAAAGAAAACACGGGTAAAAATGACCGCACTTTGGCAAAATCCGGTACGATTCATCACAAAGTAAAAAGCGGTGAAAGCCTTGGTAGCCTTGCCAATAAATATAATGTAAAAATTGCCGATATCGTCTCGCTCAACAATTTAAAGCGTAGAGAGCTATGGATAGGCGAAACCATTAAAATTCCGAATAGCGGAAAAAGTAAAAAAACCGAAAACACGACGGAAGAAAAAAAATCAAAGGTTGAAAATGTCGAGAAAAATGACCGCACTTCAGAAGTCAAAGACAGCGGCGTTCGCCATAAAGTAAAAAAAGGTGAAAGTATCGGCAGTCTTGCCAATAAATATGACGTGAAAGTCGCAGATATTATTTCCCTTAATAAACTCAAGCGCAAAGAGTTGTGGATTGGCGAAACGGTGAAAATTCCTGACAATGGGAAAGCAAAAATTGTAGAAGCGAAAAAAGCCGAAAAATCGGTTTCCGAAAAAGCAAAATCAGCCGATAAAAACAAGGAGAAAGCGAAGAAAAGCGAAACTAAAAAAGCTGAAATCCCGCTTTATCATACAATTAAAAAGGATCAGACCATTTATGCGGTTTCTCGAGAATACAACATTCCGGTGAACCAAATTTTGAAACTCAATCCGAAATTAAAAGACGGTAAAGTATTTACCGGACAGAAAATAAAATTAAGAGAAAAATAA
- the ptsH gene encoding phosphocarrier protein Hpr, with translation MFSKDVEITAPNGLHTRPAAQFVKEAKAFASDITVTSAGKSASAKSLFKLQTLGLTQGTVITISAEGEDEQQAVEHLVALIPTLE, from the coding sequence ATGTTCTCAAAAGATGTAGAAATCACAGCGCCTAACGGTTTGCACACTCGTCCTGCTGCGCAATTCGTAAAAGAAGCGAAAGCTTTTGCTTCAGATATCACTGTGACATCCGCAGGGAAAAGCGCAAGTGCAAAAAGTTTGTTCAAATTACAAACTTTAGGTTTAACACAAGGAACGGTCATTACCATCTCTGCCGAAGGTGAAGATGAGCAACAAGCCGTTGAACATTTAGTGGCGCTAATCCCGACTTTAGAATAA